One Thermoplasma volcanium GSS1 genomic window carries:
- a CDS encoding DUF5611 family protein, with the protein MRDYPVKKGIANTLESIADLLSGMGYQFSIEGDIIVTSLPGISRIEIKPEKRKLLVNTSDYSDGVDKLQIIKNYNDLIEKLTGYSAKERKKMMTKD; encoded by the coding sequence GTGAGGGATTATCCTGTTAAAAAGGGGATAGCAAATACTCTAGAAAGCATCGCGGATCTGCTGTCTGGAATGGGCTATCAATTTAGCATAGAAGGCGATATTATCGTAACATCACTACCAGGCATATCGCGTATTGAGATAAAACCAGAAAAGAGGAAGCTTCTTGTTAACACCTCAGACTACAGCGATGGCGTAGACAAGCTGCAAATAATAAAGAACTACAATGATCTTATAGAGAAGCTTACAGGGTATAGCGCCAAGGAAAGAAAAAAAATGATGACAAAAGATTGA
- a CDS encoding HU family DNA-binding protein, producing MVGISELSKDVAKKANTTQKVARTVIKSFLDEIVAQANGGQKINLAGFGIFERRTQGPRKARNPQTKKVIEVPSKKKFVFRASSKIKYQQ from the coding sequence ATGGTTGGAATTAGTGAACTTTCTAAAGATGTTGCCAAGAAGGCAAACACAACCCAAAAGGTTGCCAGGACAGTCATAAAATCGTTCCTGGATGAAATCGTTGCTCAGGCCAACGGCGGTCAGAAGATAAACCTGGCTGGCTTTGGGATATTCGAGAGGAGAACACAAGGCCCGAGGAAAGCAAGAAACCCTCAGACGAAGAAGGTTATAGAAGTACCATCCAAGAAGAAGTTCGTCTTCAGGGCATCTAGCAAGATAAAGTACCAACAATAA
- the purM gene encoding phosphoribosylformylglycinamidine cyclo-ligase, which produces MPEVKDGIIDRKMQGEFVSSFIRQLKFHREDFKNIGYIGGFTSLIDMGNFALSFNNDGVGTKTMIAEQANKYDTLGIDCVAMNVNDAITVGSEPIAMVDYLAVRDLNEDIAKQLGNGFNVGAQIANISIVGGETAVVPEIVNHIDVSGAVIGIVQKNQIITGANIKEGDVIIGLGSSGLHSNGFTTVRKIISDNEINLFDNFPGESKKTYEVLLEPTRIYVREILDVMGIIQIKGMANITGGGFKNITRMKDMKYVIDDPMEPQNVFVRLMELGNLNYKQMYEIFNMGTGFVVVIGEDDKIDFINTLKNRVPLKVIGHVENGTGVEIPKYSVSLMGYY; this is translated from the coding sequence ATGCCCGAAGTCAAAGATGGTATAATAGATAGAAAAATGCAGGGGGAATTTGTAAGCAGCTTCATAAGACAGCTTAAATTTCACCGTGAAGATTTTAAGAATATAGGTTATATTGGTGGCTTTACCTCACTTATTGATATGGGCAATTTTGCTTTAAGCTTTAACAATGATGGAGTAGGTACTAAAACAATGATAGCGGAACAAGCTAACAAATATGATACTCTAGGTATAGATTGCGTAGCCATGAACGTCAACGATGCAATTACTGTAGGATCAGAGCCCATAGCTATGGTTGATTATCTTGCTGTAAGAGATCTCAATGAAGATATCGCCAAACAGCTTGGCAATGGCTTCAACGTAGGCGCCCAGATCGCAAATATATCAATTGTTGGCGGTGAGACAGCCGTTGTTCCAGAAATAGTAAACCATATAGATGTTTCTGGTGCCGTGATAGGTATTGTGCAGAAGAACCAGATAATAACTGGAGCCAACATAAAAGAAGGTGACGTAATCATTGGACTTGGTAGCAGCGGTCTCCACTCAAACGGATTTACCACGGTTAGAAAGATAATATCAGACAATGAAATAAATCTCTTCGATAATTTTCCAGGCGAATCCAAAAAGACCTATGAGGTGTTGCTGGAACCGACCAGAATATACGTGCGGGAGATACTTGATGTAATGGGCATAATACAAATAAAAGGAATGGCGAACATAACTGGTGGTGGCTTCAAGAATATTACTAGGATGAAAGATATGAAGTATGTTATAGACGATCCCATGGAACCTCAGAACGTCTTTGTAAGGCTTATGGAATTGGGGAATCTTAACTATAAACAAATGTATGAGATATTTAATATGGGTACGGGATTTGTCGTTGTAATAGGCGAGGACGACAAGATAGATTTTATAAACACGCTTAAAAACAGGGTCCCGTTAAAGGTAATCGGCCACGTTGAAAATGGGACCGGAGTAGAAATACCAAAATATTCTGTATCCCTCATGGGATACTATTGA
- a CDS encoding ABC transporter permease: METVSAANDIYSYAISSKYQFTYYIRSKRFIGLLILTIVITAALIMLDLHYKYTTLKTENSAIFFNGFLSSDLITFFAVIAAFFGGDLVSMDLGTNTAYYTLVQPIRRSVLYIGRYTSAFLASAVMVLIVYIGGMAMSLYLYGNITDITGISFALALLYMLALLSFSSLFSAIFRTPTIGLVMSIIFLIIIYPAIQGILSGLAGVNPWMFVTYAGQILYLVFEKKYTTYAVTHVGRISFYTFNPTLLESIYIMLGYIVIFLLISAAVFTYKEIKG, encoded by the coding sequence ATGGAAACTGTTTCAGCGGCTAACGATATTTATTCATACGCTATCAGTTCGAAATACCAATTTACATATTACATAAGAAGCAAGCGGTTCATAGGGCTTCTCATTCTTACAATAGTTATAACTGCGGCACTGATAATGCTGGATTTACACTACAAATACACAACTTTGAAGACAGAAAATTCCGCTATTTTCTTTAATGGCTTTCTTTCAAGTGATTTAATAACATTTTTCGCCGTCATAGCAGCCTTTTTTGGAGGTGATCTTGTTTCAATGGATCTCGGAACAAACACTGCTTACTACACTCTTGTGCAACCAATACGGAGATCCGTTTTATACATTGGTAGATATACTTCAGCATTTCTTGCTTCTGCAGTTATGGTATTGATTGTATACATTGGTGGTATGGCGATGTCGTTGTATCTTTACGGTAATATAACAGACATAACTGGAATTTCCTTTGCACTGGCGCTTCTTTATATGCTAGCTCTTCTCTCCTTTTCTAGCCTCTTCAGTGCAATCTTCAGGACTCCAACAATAGGCCTTGTTATGTCGATCATATTTTTGATCATTATATATCCTGCAATTCAAGGAATACTGTCCGGACTCGCTGGAGTAAACCCTTGGATGTTTGTGACGTATGCAGGCCAGATACTATACCTAGTATTTGAAAAGAAATACACAACGTATGCGGTTACTCACGTCGGAAGGATATCCTTTTACACTTTTAATCCCACACTTCTTGAATCCATCTACATAATGCTGGGATACATTGTGATATTCCTGCTGATATCTGCAGCTGTATTTACGTACAAAGAGATAAAGGGGTAG
- a CDS encoding IS1634-like element ISTvo4 family transposase, which translates to MDNIPDWVLRQKRKGIEIRRFGDRYYAYEVTSKYDKELKRARKVTGKYLGVVTKDGIVKKGEITGIKGDYEYGNIALLYGIAERTVIPVLREIYPTMWKRIISYVILRNIQPLPMKSVHYLYEKTYLPRIMDESMSPDSLSRMLSSLPEDQSIRVMKKLTEKGEYVLMDSTAIFSRSENMSFLELGHNSKGMHLPQINVMMLFSSTRTMPTFVRILPGSIRDASAMSKTIDMAGVDRCVIVADKGFFSAINVKKLKRRHLSYIIPLRRNSSLIPEPEHFMGVFSYDGKPVKYWKRENDVYIFEDPVLRSEEEKDFLLRIEENKRSRKQYDENEINFGKLYLLSDLNEEPERIYRLYKQREYVEYAFNVYKNDLEADRSYLRDDHMLFTYMFLNLLSLYLHFQILNMIDGKYSVKDILLILSRIKMYRTEKGEIMSEIPKKANDLVSTLNIDLDLLRKKA; encoded by the coding sequence ATGGATAATATTCCAGACTGGGTATTGAGGCAGAAGAGAAAGGGTATTGAGATCAGGAGGTTCGGTGATCGTTATTATGCATATGAGGTGACAAGCAAATATGATAAGGAACTGAAGAGGGCAAGGAAGGTCACAGGAAAATATCTGGGCGTCGTTACAAAGGATGGCATAGTAAAGAAGGGAGAAATCACAGGCATAAAAGGTGACTATGAATACGGCAACATTGCCCTTCTCTATGGAATAGCTGAGAGGACAGTCATCCCCGTCCTAAGGGAGATATATCCCACAATGTGGAAACGCATCATATCCTATGTCATTCTGAGGAACATACAGCCACTGCCAATGAAATCCGTTCATTACCTGTATGAGAAGACATACCTGCCAAGAATCATGGACGAGAGCATGTCGCCTGATTCGCTGTCAAGGATGCTCTCCTCACTGCCTGAGGACCAGAGCATCCGTGTCATGAAGAAACTCACTGAAAAGGGTGAGTATGTCCTCATGGATTCCACTGCAATATTCTCCAGATCAGAGAACATGTCATTCCTGGAACTTGGACATAACTCAAAGGGCATGCATCTTCCCCAGATCAACGTGATGATGCTGTTCTCATCCACCAGGACAATGCCTACCTTTGTTAGAATTCTTCCAGGATCAATAAGGGATGCATCCGCCATGTCAAAGACCATTGACATGGCAGGTGTTGATCGGTGTGTAATAGTGGCGGATAAGGGATTCTTCTCTGCAATCAACGTTAAGAAATTGAAGAGGAGGCACCTGAGCTACATCATTCCACTGAGAAGAAACTCATCACTCATACCTGAACCTGAACACTTCATGGGTGTGTTCAGCTATGACGGTAAACCTGTAAAATACTGGAAACGTGAAAATGATGTGTACATATTCGAGGATCCTGTTCTGCGATCTGAGGAGGAGAAGGACTTTCTTCTCAGAATTGAAGAGAATAAAAGGAGCAGAAAGCAGTATGATGAGAACGAGATCAATTTTGGAAAGCTTTACCTTCTTTCGGATCTAAATGAGGAACCTGAGAGAATATATCGCCTGTATAAACAGAGAGAATATGTGGAATACGCATTCAATGTGTACAAGAATGATCTAGAGGCGGATAGATCATACCTCAGGGATGACCACATGCTTTTCACATACATGTTCCTCAATCTTCTGTCGCTTTATCTACACTTCCAGATTCTCAACATGATAGATGGAAAATACAGCGTGAAGGATATCCTACTCATACTCTCCAGGATAAAGATGTACCGGACGGAGAAGGGGGAGATCATGAGCGAGATACCAAAAAAAGCCAATGATCTGGTATCAACTCTGAATATAGATCTCGACCTATTACGTAAAAAGGCGTGA
- the dnaG gene encoding DNA primase DnaG — protein MNVDPNLTKYMIKAKIYTDGVVEKPDVVGAIFGQTEGLLGDDLDLRDLQKSGKIGRIEVEIDSKKGRTEGYALIPSGLDQVETAILAAALETIDRIGPCKAKVEIANVEDVRVQKRQKIIERAKKIYQDMNSKGDDLSESLVKSVREEVEKSEIISYGEEKLPAGPAINDSDSIIVVEGRNDVLNLLKYGIKNTIAVQGTNIPETVKKLSKERTVTVFLDGDRGGDLILKEMLQVAEVDFVARAPPGTEVEELTYKQIVKALRYKTPIDQYLSMHGMNDELKEYSQRNNLVFTNHNSEQKKEVLEEPEAEKNEVLEQGEVTQQVSVPKEGYLDLLNPHDVSRRIEALSQLKTTEIYDSNGQRIASFPVAEAVDRIIQDPQGNTIVTGGIISQRLIDVAYNAGIKNIYGLKLGHITKKPVDINVIAWDRST, from the coding sequence ATGAACGTAGATCCAAATTTAACAAAATACATGATCAAAGCGAAAATATACACGGATGGGGTGGTTGAAAAACCAGACGTTGTTGGTGCAATATTTGGTCAAACCGAAGGTTTGCTCGGTGATGATCTCGATCTAAGGGATCTCCAAAAAAGTGGCAAAATAGGGAGAATTGAAGTTGAGATCGATAGCAAAAAAGGTAGGACTGAAGGCTATGCACTTATACCATCTGGTTTGGATCAGGTTGAAACAGCTATTTTGGCAGCCGCGCTTGAAACTATAGATAGGATAGGCCCATGCAAAGCAAAAGTTGAAATTGCAAATGTGGAAGACGTCAGGGTTCAGAAGAGACAGAAGATAATAGAAAGAGCGAAAAAGATATATCAAGATATGAACAGCAAGGGCGACGATCTCAGTGAAAGCTTGGTAAAAAGTGTAAGGGAGGAAGTAGAAAAATCTGAGATAATATCTTACGGCGAAGAAAAGCTTCCTGCGGGTCCAGCAATAAATGATTCTGATTCGATAATAGTCGTCGAAGGCAGGAATGATGTCTTAAACCTGCTTAAGTATGGAATAAAGAATACGATAGCAGTGCAGGGTACTAACATACCAGAAACTGTGAAAAAGCTTTCAAAGGAGAGGACAGTGACCGTTTTCCTGGACGGAGATAGGGGAGGAGATCTAATACTGAAAGAGATGCTACAAGTAGCTGAGGTTGATTTTGTCGCAAGGGCGCCTCCGGGCACGGAGGTAGAAGAGCTCACGTATAAACAGATAGTAAAAGCGTTAAGATACAAGACACCAATAGATCAGTACCTGTCTATGCATGGAATGAACGATGAACTCAAAGAATATTCTCAGAGGAATAACCTGGTATTTACAAACCATAACAGCGAACAGAAGAAAGAGGTATTAGAAGAACCTGAAGCTGAAAAGAATGAAGTACTGGAACAGGGAGAAGTAACTCAGCAGGTATCCGTCCCAAAGGAAGGATACTTAGACTTATTAAATCCACACGATGTTTCCAGGAGGATAGAAGCGCTCTCACAGTTAAAGACAACCGAAATATACGATTCGAACGGACAACGAATCGCTTCATTTCCAGTAGCTGAGGCTGTTGACAGGATTATTCAGGATCCCCAAGGAAATACCATTGTTACCGGCGGTATTATATCACAAAGGTTGATCGATGTAGCGTACAATGCTGGGATAAAGAATATATACGGGCTAAAACTTGGGCACATAACAAAGAAACCCGTTGACATAAACGTGATAGCATGGGATCGGTCTACGTGA
- a CDS encoding 30S ribosomal protein S7, producing the protein MLLLFDKYDVNSVEVHDPGMVKYINVKSALNLHTGGRFSSYYAGKINMNVVERLINKLMRTEKWTGKKYSAYKITKDAFDIIADKTKQNPLQILINAIENAGPREEVTRLKYGGIAVPKSVDVSPSRRVDEALRNIATGATNASFKSKKSIVNCLADEIMLAAKNDASSFAISKKEEIERVAQSAR; encoded by the coding sequence ATGCTGTTGCTATTTGACAAGTATGATGTTAACTCTGTCGAAGTACACGATCCAGGAATGGTGAAATACATAAATGTCAAATCAGCTCTAAACCTACATACTGGAGGCAGGTTTTCCTCCTACTATGCTGGGAAAATAAATATGAATGTTGTGGAGAGGCTCATAAATAAACTCATGAGGACAGAAAAATGGACAGGCAAGAAGTACAGCGCTTATAAGATAACCAAGGATGCCTTTGATATCATTGCAGATAAGACAAAACAAAATCCACTCCAGATACTAATAAATGCTATAGAAAACGCAGGCCCACGTGAAGAGGTTACAAGGCTGAAGTACGGCGGTATTGCAGTACCTAAATCAGTGGATGTGTCTCCATCAAGGAGAGTCGATGAAGCACTCCGTAACATTGCAACTGGAGCTACAAATGCCTCTTTCAAGAGCAAAAAGTCGATTGTTAATTGCCTTGCTGATGAAATCATGCTTGCTGCAAAGAACGATGCGTCTTCGTTTGCAATAAGCAAGAAAGAAGAGATAGAAAGAGTCGCACAGTCAGCAAGATAA
- a CDS encoding MBL fold metallo-hydrolase: MKINDAVERIDGVVANCYSLKIGDVTVLVDSGTRSGGKKIIDYYERSGGKPDVVVITHHHADHIGGLSEIVERFHPKVYVPDLELKIVSGEEKPPAPKSFIGRIIARSLKFNPVKAIVPASKLDVPGIEVMATPGHTIGSTSYILDDFKLIFSGDAAVESGGKLVINKTFTYEINGAERSLETIASMKGHTVLPGHGNPVKI; the protein is encoded by the coding sequence ATGAAAATTAACGATGCCGTTGAGAGGATTGACGGTGTTGTTGCAAATTGCTATAGCCTGAAGATTGGAGACGTAACAGTTCTTGTTGACTCCGGAACTAGATCTGGAGGCAAAAAAATAATCGATTATTACGAACGATCAGGAGGAAAGCCAGACGTGGTTGTTATAACGCACCATCACGCCGATCATATAGGCGGTTTATCGGAGATAGTAGAAAGGTTTCACCCAAAAGTGTATGTTCCAGATCTAGAGCTTAAAATAGTGAGTGGCGAAGAAAAGCCCCCAGCCCCGAAGTCATTTATAGGGAGAATAATTGCCAGGTCGTTGAAATTCAATCCAGTTAAAGCGATAGTTCCAGCTTCGAAGCTTGATGTCCCTGGAATTGAAGTTATGGCAACTCCTGGCCATACCATTGGGAGCACCTCATATATACTAGACGATTTTAAGCTTATTTTCAGCGGTGATGCAGCAGTTGAATCTGGAGGCAAACTCGTAATAAATAAGACGTTTACTTATGAAATAAATGGAGCAGAAAGATCTCTTGAAACTATAGCATCGATGAAAGGCCATACAGTACTACCTGGACATGGAAATCCTGTTAAAATTTGA
- a CDS encoding RAD55 family ATPase, whose amino-acid sequence MQAEGEKSDKISKISTGIPRVDELLYGGFDGRDNIVVSGNNFSQKRSFIYNFIKSSANSGMKVIIINVDGSSESLLADLARRGTDLENIILLDGFSKNFQEKVPPNAEVIDDPSNVSSVLKQYMLRAQKEKDFIFVFLSATPYLMDFNDQNRKFFVQLVHWNRKNSLLSTYVLDDFVGQTTAEWFAYMMDFSLYFKNDGDYDYMRVLSLKPVRTKDWIRIYKDSDVFTLGSFNVERIR is encoded by the coding sequence ATGCAGGCTGAAGGGGAGAAGAGTGATAAAATCTCGAAGATCTCCACTGGCATACCCAGAGTTGACGAACTCCTGTATGGAGGATTCGATGGAAGAGACAACATAGTTGTCTCCGGTAATAATTTTTCACAGAAAAGAAGCTTTATTTATAACTTCATAAAAAGTTCTGCCAATAGTGGGATGAAAGTCATTATCATAAATGTAGATGGATCATCCGAATCATTACTCGCAGATCTTGCAAGGAGAGGTACAGACTTAGAGAATATCATACTTTTAGACGGATTTTCTAAAAACTTTCAAGAAAAGGTCCCTCCTAATGCAGAGGTAATTGATGATCCATCGAATGTGTCTTCTGTCCTGAAGCAATACATGCTAAGAGCCCAGAAGGAAAAGGATTTCATATTCGTCTTTCTGTCTGCCACTCCTTACCTTATGGACTTCAATGACCAGAATAGAAAATTCTTCGTCCAGCTTGTACACTGGAACAGAAAGAATTCTTTGCTCTCTACTTATGTATTGGATGACTTTGTTGGGCAAACTACTGCTGAGTGGTTCGCTTATATGATGGATTTCTCATTGTACTTTAAAAACGACGGTGACTACGATTACATGCGTGTTCTCTCCCTTAAGCCTGTGAGAACAAAGGACTGGATAAGGATATATAAGGACAGCGATGTATTCACGCTCGGTTCGTTCAACGTTGAGAGGATTAGATAG
- a CDS encoding mandelate racemase/muconate lactonizing enzyme family protein: MNSAIKDIEIIEMGEKLRETSSPWSSTILLVKLTSADGLVGYGEAPTTLMTLPVLESMKEVARVFKGKDFFNVEQNVFDFYRNSFYLPVSMEATSALSAFEIASWDLIGKELGTPVYKLIGGEVNHNIRAYANGWYNDCVTPDDFVKKAKEVVKMGFTAMKFDPFGDNYDTITNEGIENARNIVGALRSEFGEKVDLLIEYHGRFSKIAAIKAGMALEEFKPYFYEEPLHPDLDHDLLDLKQYYKVPIALGERVLNKKIFARFISQKLVDIIQPDLTNSGGILEAKKIAAIADGFGIPIAPHNAFGPIQTAATLNVDTTLTNFAIQESFEMFWPDWKKNLMASGYKLENGYFRLTGDAGIGKVNESIVEKYQVSGMEPFDDKEPPWVVSGTFKHYQQK; encoded by the coding sequence ATGAATTCTGCAATAAAGGACATTGAAATAATAGAGATGGGAGAAAAGCTTAGAGAGACATCATCCCCATGGAGTTCTACTATTCTGCTGGTCAAACTAACAAGTGCAGACGGCCTTGTAGGTTATGGTGAAGCCCCGACCACACTGATGACTTTGCCTGTCCTTGAGAGCATGAAGGAGGTTGCAAGGGTCTTTAAAGGAAAAGACTTCTTCAACGTAGAACAAAACGTTTTTGATTTTTATAGAAACTCGTTTTATCTTCCTGTATCGATGGAAGCAACTTCGGCCTTAAGTGCCTTTGAAATAGCCTCATGGGATCTAATCGGAAAAGAGTTAGGGACACCAGTCTACAAGCTAATAGGTGGTGAGGTAAACCACAATATTAGGGCATATGCCAACGGATGGTACAATGACTGCGTTACTCCGGATGACTTTGTTAAGAAGGCTAAGGAAGTAGTAAAGATGGGATTCACTGCAATGAAATTCGATCCGTTTGGAGACAACTATGATACGATAACAAACGAGGGGATCGAAAATGCGAGAAACATAGTGGGCGCCCTTAGAAGCGAGTTTGGAGAAAAGGTCGATCTTCTTATAGAGTATCACGGCAGATTTTCCAAAATCGCTGCAATAAAAGCAGGAATGGCATTAGAGGAATTTAAGCCATATTTCTATGAAGAACCGCTCCATCCAGATCTGGATCATGACCTGCTTGATCTGAAACAATACTATAAGGTACCAATTGCGCTAGGTGAACGCGTTCTTAACAAGAAGATATTTGCTAGGTTCATATCCCAGAAACTTGTAGATATTATACAACCGGACCTTACAAACTCTGGCGGAATACTTGAAGCAAAGAAAATAGCTGCCATAGCTGACGGATTTGGCATACCCATTGCTCCACACAATGCATTCGGTCCGATACAGACTGCCGCAACTTTGAATGTTGATACAACACTCACTAACTTTGCAATACAGGAGAGCTTTGAGATGTTCTGGCCAGACTGGAAAAAGAATCTGATGGCGTCAGGATATAAACTAGAAAACGGCTATTTCAGATTAACAGGGGATGCAGGAATAGGCAAAGTAAATGAAAGCATAGTTGAAAAATACCAGGTATCTGGAATGGAGCCGTTCGATGACAAAGAACCCCCATGGGTTGTATCTGGTACCTTCAAACACTACCAACAAAAATAA
- a CDS encoding ABC transporter ATP-binding protein: protein MPSIEIKDVSKYYGKFRALDGVSFKYDGEGAIGYLGPNGAGKTTTLKILTNLIKPSTGVALINGINVNKEPVKAFAVTGSVIESPSPFPYFTIMDSLMFVADIRKIDHREAKKSIDEYADILKLPPLDSKIGDLSKGQRQRVVIAAALMPDPEILLLDEPTSGLDPFEMKIIRDLIKAYKKDKLILMSSHLLSEVSEVCDDVIFINHGKILATDKVSNLSNQFRSKKLIAETLQPITDDIIAKIKKAGIDAEKSGENSLVISYDGSNERRADILKKLVDIAPVISYESAGSELEQAYISILSESK from the coding sequence ATGCCAAGCATAGAGATCAAAGACGTATCGAAGTATTATGGAAAGTTTAGGGCCTTAGATGGTGTATCGTTTAAGTATGATGGCGAAGGAGCAATAGGGTATTTGGGCCCCAACGGTGCGGGAAAAACCACTACTTTAAAGATACTAACGAATCTAATAAAGCCCTCTACTGGCGTTGCTTTGATAAATGGAATAAACGTAAACAAAGAACCTGTAAAAGCCTTTGCGGTTACAGGCTCAGTCATAGAGTCGCCATCGCCATTCCCATACTTCACGATAATGGATTCGCTTATGTTCGTCGCAGATATACGGAAGATCGACCATAGAGAAGCAAAGAAAAGCATAGACGAATACGCAGATATACTCAAGCTGCCACCGCTAGACTCAAAAATAGGAGATCTTTCAAAAGGACAAAGACAGAGAGTCGTGATAGCAGCTGCGTTGATGCCGGATCCAGAAATACTTCTACTTGACGAGCCGACCAGCGGGCTTGATCCATTTGAGATGAAGATAATCAGGGACTTAATTAAAGCCTATAAAAAGGATAAGCTAATATTGATGAGTTCTCATCTTCTTTCGGAAGTTTCTGAGGTCTGCGATGATGTTATATTCATAAACCATGGAAAAATATTAGCCACAGACAAAGTATCAAACTTATCCAACCAGTTCAGATCCAAAAAACTGATAGCGGAGACACTTCAGCCAATCACAGACGATATTATAGCTAAAATAAAGAAGGCTGGAATAGACGCCGAAAAATCTGGCGAAAATTCCCTAGTAATATCATACGACGGATCAAATGAAAGAAGAGCAGACATATTGAAGAAATTGGTTGATATTGCACCTGTAATAAGCTATGAATCAGCAGGATCAGAACTAGAACAGGCCTACATTTCTATTCTGTCCGAATCAAAGTAA
- a CDS encoding 30S ribosomal protein S12 — protein MGNGLNAGRKLLENRKKFRWSDRDYKRRVLQLKRKSDPLEGAPQAKGIAIEKVGIEAKQPNSAIRKCVKVQLIKNGRQITAFAVGDGAINYIDEHDEVTVEGIGGRMGRSKGDIPGVRYKVVAVNGISLKELVKGRKEKTVR, from the coding sequence ATGGGAAATGGATTGAACGCTGGCAGGAAGCTGCTTGAAAATAGGAAGAAATTTCGCTGGTCTGATAGAGATTATAAAAGAAGAGTACTTCAACTGAAGAGGAAAAGCGATCCACTAGAGGGCGCTCCACAAGCGAAAGGCATAGCAATTGAAAAGGTTGGTATTGAGGCAAAGCAGCCTAACTCCGCTATAAGAAAGTGCGTTAAGGTGCAGCTTATAAAAAATGGTAGGCAAATAACAGCATTTGCTGTAGGTGATGGTGCAATAAACTATATTGACGAACATGACGAAGTTACAGTTGAAGGAATTGGTGGAAGGATGGGAAGAAGTAAGGGAGATATACCTGGAGTGCGTTATAAAGTAGTCGCTGTTAACGGCATTTCCCTGAAAGAGCTCGTTAAAGGAAGAAAGGAGAAGACGGTGAGGTAA
- a CDS encoding TIM barrel protein, protein MIRFGIAGIPLTSKGRTFIDSVEETHNLGLNALEVQLLRVNVQENSAEEFAGLRPRDVEDSIIIDVMRQDEEGNYVSVGINTEIEEDDIVRELFWNMARNYDDLETGGQLARELDITLSMHAPYYMDMIAGNDVADKSINHLRWALILGKYMGAKRVITHSGFYHGQKKDAVKKFAEVYADLVNEFPPDAGYPYIGVETSGKQEVFGTVKEVTDLAKKVNIEPILNFAHVHAITGGSLMEIKDFESIINEFKKYAKYDLYTEFSGVEFEGNEEKRLTAIKHGTLKFETLSEYLIDYPDDMTIISSSPLLEHDAQYMQIIYIRSYFKKMQRRHLAEKPVSGE, encoded by the coding sequence ATGATCAGATTTGGTATTGCCGGTATACCCCTGACAAGTAAAGGGAGGACATTTATAGATTCAGTTGAAGAAACACACAATCTTGGCCTCAATGCACTAGAGGTGCAGCTCCTTAGGGTTAATGTCCAAGAAAACTCTGCAGAAGAGTTTGCAGGCCTTCGTCCTAGGGATGTAGAAGATTCAATAATCATCGATGTAATGAGGCAAGACGAAGAAGGGAACTATGTTAGTGTAGGTATAAACACAGAGATAGAGGAAGACGACATCGTAAGGGAACTTTTCTGGAACATGGCTAGAAACTATGATGATCTCGAAACTGGCGGCCAACTGGCTAGGGAGTTGGATATAACATTGTCTATGCACGCGCCATATTATATGGACATGATTGCAGGTAACGATGTAGCAGATAAGTCAATAAACCATCTCAGGTGGGCTTTGATACTTGGAAAATATATGGGGGCTAAGAGAGTAATCACACACTCTGGATTCTATCACGGCCAGAAAAAAGACGCGGTAAAAAAATTTGCCGAAGTTTACGCCGATCTGGTTAACGAATTTCCGCCTGATGCCGGCTATCCTTACATTGGAGTCGAGACTTCGGGTAAACAGGAAGTTTTCGGTACCGTTAAAGAGGTTACAGACCTTGCCAAGAAGGTAAATATAGAGCCTATTCTGAATTTTGCACACGTTCACGCTATTACTGGGGGATCACTTATGGAGATAAAGGATTTCGAAAGCATCATAAACGAATTCAAGAAGTATGCAAAGTATGACCTATACACGGAGTTTTCTGGGGTTGAATTTGAGGGAAACGAAGAAAAAAGGCTTACTGCCATAAAACATGGGACGCTTAAATTTGAGACACTGTCCGAGTATCTTATAGACTATCCTGACGACATGACAATTATCTCGTCTTCTCCGCTTCTTGAACATGATGCGCAATACATGCAGATAATTTACATAAGGTCTTACTTTAAGAAGATGCAGAGAAGGCATCTTGCTGAAAAACCTGTTTCAGGTGAATGA